CTGAAGCGTCAGGCCAAACAGCCGCAAATCGATTTGAATTGCCGTCCCACGTTGCGGCCTCTTCGGTCGATAATTCCTCCCAATATTCGGGCAATGGGTTGAACTGATCAAATCGTTCGCCATCCAAAAAAAGCACATACATCCACAGATCGTCGTCGTGAATATGCAGAGTCAAAGCAGGAACCTTCAATAAGCTCGATAGTTCGCGGGCCACGTCCTCCCAATCGAGGGCGTAATTTGGATGCACGATTGAGCATCGTAAGCCACCGTGCAAAAGCAGCATGTTTTCTTCATCGTAGGAATCACTCGTCGGCTCAAATCCAATCTCATGTTTTGCTGCATAATGCGCAAGCGCCTTGGTGACCTCACTCTGTTCGCTGGTTGCCAAACCGGTGATTGACAGAAACGTCCCCATGATTTGCTCTCCGCCCATGACGACATTTGTTGGTTCGCCACACGGGAACCGGTTGATTCCGATTCCGCTACGTTCACTTCCTCGGCTTGCTCGGCAGTCGAGCCGCGAGCCTAAGCCGCCTGCTGGACCAGTTCCGGCTGCGGCGTCGGCAGCGGGATCGTCTGCTGCCCTCTCCTCACTAGCACGAGACGGGTAGCGAACTTGCACCGCGTTATTTGAAGCCGTACTTCGGATTGCGAATGTCGAAGTCGAGATCGGTGAAGTTGTTGTTCAACTTCAGATTTTGATAGGTGTACTCTTCGATCAGTTCGGGGGGGCCGCCGGCACGGCTGGGCCAGTCGAACGATTCGTAGCGGATGGGGATATTCAGCTCATCGTCGACGTAGATGCGGGCCAGGTGAAACAAGAAGTTGCGCCGCGGCACCGGATGCGTCACCTGAATGCAGGTGCAGCCACGGCCATTGATCTTGGCCTTGAGAAACTGCACATCGCACTCGCCATAGCGGGTGTCGCGCTCGCCCACCTCGAGCAACCGCTGAACCAGGTTCTCGACTCCCAGTTCGGTGATGGGATAGCGATTGCCCTTCATCGCCATTCGGCCGGTGGGACTGAGCGACACGGTGCCGATGGCGTTTTTGAGGCCAACGCCGTGGGCTTGCAGTTCATTGTTGTTTTGACCTTCGACGTACAGCACCTCTTGGCCGCGCATATTCGGCGGACCCATGAAGTACATGTAGACGCTGAACGGCTGATGCCGCACCTTGATCGACATGGTTTGATACTCGCCGAGCACGCCATCGACGCGCTCGCGCTTGTAAAGCATGCAGGTGTAGTCTTGAATCGCCCGGATGTGCGGCAGGCCCTCTTGAGCCCAGCGCAGCGCGGGCATGAGCGGATGCTCCGCGGCGGTCGGCGCGGCCGAGTTGATCTCCGCCGGATTGGGAGGCGTGGGGGTCGCGGCCACACGATATTGCGGTTGTTGATTCGCCGGGGCATACGGCTGCTGCGGGGC
This Pirellulales bacterium DNA region includes the following protein-coding sequences:
- a CDS encoding DUF1571 domain-containing protein, which encodes MPKPFARLALVTAVWITSAPLAVLAQFGAQPASPATAQPSAAPPQYAAPQSPAQQPAAPPQYSQQPAAMQPAPAQASPQYAPPQQQPYPATAGAPQQPYAPANQQPQYRVAATPTPPNPAEINSAAPTAAEHPLMPALRWAQEGLPHIRAIQDYTCMLYKRERVDGVLGEYQTMSIKVRHQPFSVYMYFMGPPNMRGQEVLYVEGQNNNELQAHGVGLKNAIGTVSLSPTGRMAMKGNRYPITELGVENLVQRLLEVGERDTRYGECDVQFLKAKINGRGCTCIQVTHPVPRRNFLFHLARIYVDDELNIPIRYESFDWPSRAGGPPELIEEYTYQNLKLNNNFTDLDFDIRNPKYGFK